The following proteins are encoded in a genomic region of Acidobacteriota bacterium:
- a CDS encoding protein kinase produces the protein MLRCPTCASEVPDGSRFCSHCATEISSVSSAPTATSFGDTPSRHASHPSLDGSRFVPGTMVAERYRIVGMIGKGGMGEVYRADDLVLGQPVALKFLPEKLEHDQARLHRFLGEIRIARQVAHSNVCRVYDVGEIEGRHFLSMEFVDGDDLSTLLRRVGRLPEERGTEIARQLCAGLAAAHDQGILHRDLKPANVMIDGRGRVKITDFGLAGYADTIEGTEIRAGTPTYMAPEQLSGKQVSVRSDLYSLGLVLYEVFTGRKAFEGKSPAEILKLQEETTPTAPSSLVDHMNPVVEQVVQRCLERDPTRRPASALSVAAALPGGDPLAAALAAGETPSPDMVAAAGPAGGLRSGIAVGLLAATFVGVVIAAVLAGRQAIYSRVTMEKSMEALKENARARVVSFGYDDPPVDSATWLNLDQGKIIRVAREKGVEAAWDELSLAGQQVLSVVYRQDDGTLMPTSPRGVVNWNDPLPSFGAVTVQLDLRGKLVYFKAVPSYYGDETEPAPSPDWTSLFDAAGLDITQFDSTTPTVRPKLFSDARMAWSGVLPDQQDLPVRIEAAAVRGRPVYFNMVTPDEWAWTGETQTAQQASNKAQLVLWITVISILATLAIGAVFLAVRNIRLGRGDRRGAFRLAGAILGLRILSWVFGGHHVADLGEVNIFAIVLGGGLSLALISWVAYMALEPYVRKLWPQVVVGWSRLLVGGFRDPLVGRDLLIGSAAGVGMTVYFGLVGWIGEILALIPPLPDNNFLLALQGGRHALGTLFTIGLVSLAVPMFHLVLLLLARIVLRRQWIAFVAYMLVNGFLVAAQFAAFAPSRAGWLIGALLGCINAAIFLFVLQRFGLLALVAALFVANLVVVYPLTTDFSAPYFPAALFGVLLALAVTVYGFRTATAGQQLIKDSILEEPPSRA, from the coding sequence ATGCTGCGATGCCCGACTTGCGCCAGCGAAGTTCCGGACGGAAGTCGTTTCTGCAGCCACTGCGCCACCGAGATCTCTTCCGTCTCCTCGGCCCCGACGGCGACCAGTTTCGGCGACACGCCGTCGCGACACGCTAGCCATCCCTCCCTCGACGGGTCGCGCTTCGTCCCCGGCACGATGGTGGCCGAGCGCTACCGCATCGTCGGAATGATCGGCAAGGGTGGCATGGGTGAGGTCTACCGGGCCGACGACCTCGTGCTGGGCCAACCGGTGGCGTTGAAGTTCTTGCCGGAAAAGTTGGAGCACGACCAGGCGCGACTCCATCGGTTTCTCGGGGAGATCCGCATCGCGCGTCAGGTGGCTCACTCGAACGTCTGTCGCGTGTACGACGTCGGCGAGATCGAAGGCCGTCACTTTCTCTCCATGGAATTCGTCGACGGCGACGACCTGTCCACATTGCTGCGCCGGGTCGGACGACTTCCGGAGGAGCGGGGAACGGAGATCGCCCGGCAACTCTGCGCCGGACTTGCAGCCGCCCACGACCAGGGCATCCTGCATCGCGACCTCAAGCCGGCCAACGTGATGATCGATGGACGGGGACGGGTCAAGATCACGGACTTCGGCCTGGCCGGTTACGCCGACACCATCGAGGGAACAGAAATTCGCGCCGGCACGCCGACCTACATGGCTCCCGAGCAGCTGTCGGGGAAGCAGGTCTCGGTCCGTAGCGACCTCTACTCTCTGGGTCTCGTGCTCTACGAAGTCTTCACCGGTCGGAAGGCGTTCGAGGGCAAGAGCCCTGCGGAGATCCTCAAACTACAGGAAGAAACGACGCCGACCGCGCCGTCCTCGCTGGTCGACCACATGAACCCTGTGGTGGAGCAGGTGGTCCAGCGTTGCCTGGAACGCGACCCGACCCGACGGCCTGCGTCGGCGCTCTCGGTAGCGGCGGCGCTTCCCGGTGGGGATCCATTGGCCGCCGCGCTGGCCGCCGGTGAGACGCCGTCGCCGGACATGGTCGCCGCCGCCGGACCCGCCGGTGGCCTTCGGTCGGGAATCGCTGTGGGGCTCCTGGCCGCGACCTTCGTTGGCGTCGTGATCGCGGCGGTCCTGGCCGGGCGCCAGGCCATCTACTCCCGCGTGACGATGGAGAAGTCCATGGAGGCGCTGAAAGAGAACGCGCGCGCGCGGGTCGTCTCGTTCGGCTACGACGATCCTCCGGTGGACTCGGCGACCTGGCTCAACCTCGACCAGGGCAAGATCATCCGGGTGGCACGGGAGAAGGGAGTCGAGGCCGCCTGGGATGAACTGTCGCTCGCCGGCCAGCAGGTCCTGTCCGTGGTCTATCGCCAGGACGATGGAACCCTGATGCCCACCAGTCCACGGGGTGTCGTCAACTGGAACGATCCGCTTCCCAGCTTTGGTGCCGTCACTGTTCAACTCGATCTGCGTGGGAAGCTCGTCTACTTCAAGGCCGTACCGTCGTACTACGGCGACGAGACAGAACCGGCACCAAGTCCGGACTGGACCTCGCTGTTTGACGCCGCCGGACTCGACATCACGCAGTTCGATTCGACGACGCCGACGGTGCGACCGAAGCTCTTCTCCGACGCCAGAATGGCCTGGTCCGGCGTGCTTCCGGATCAACAGGACCTCCCCGTCCGCATCGAGGCGGCCGCCGTTCGTGGCAGGCCCGTCTACTTCAACATGGTCACACCGGACGAATGGGCGTGGACGGGAGAGACACAGACGGCACAACAGGCGTCGAACAAGGCGCAGCTTGTCTTGTGGATCACCGTAATCTCAATCCTCGCCACACTGGCGATCGGTGCGGTCTTTCTGGCGGTGCGAAATATCCGTCTTGGGCGTGGCGACCGAAGGGGCGCCTTCCGGCTCGCCGGGGCGATCCTGGGTTTACGTATTCTGTCGTGGGTATTTGGCGGGCACCACGTCGCCGACCTCGGTGAGGTGAATATCTTCGCCATCGTGCTGGGCGGAGGGCTCTCGCTGGCGTTGATCAGCTGGGTCGCCTACATGGCGCTCGAGCCCTATGTGCGCAAGCTGTGGCCTCAGGTGGTCGTCGGATGGAGCCGGTTACTGGTCGGGGGTTTCCGCGATCCGCTGGTCGGGAGAGATCTGCTGATCGGCTCCGCCGCCGGAGTCGGCATGACGGTCTATTTCGGGCTGGTCGGGTGGATCGGCGAGATCCTTGCGCTGATCCCCCCGTTGCCGGACAACAATTTCTTGCTCGCGTTGCAGGGGGGCCGTCACGCTCTCGGCACGCTGTTCACGATTGGTCTGGTCTCGCTGGCGGTTCCGATGTTCCACCTCGTCCTGCTGTTGCTGGCGCGGATCGTCCTGCGTCGGCAGTGGATCGCTTTCGTTGCCTACATGCTGGTCAACGGGTTTCTCGTGGCCGCCCAGTTCGCTGCATTCGCCCCCTCCAGGGCCGGATGGCTCATCGGCGCGCTGCTCGGTTGCATCAACGCGGCGATCTTCTTGTTCGTGCTTCAACGATTCGGGCTGCTGGCGCTGGTCGCGGCTCTTTTCGTCGCAAATCTGGTGGTTGTTTACCCGTTGACGACGGACTTCTCGGCGCCCTATTTCCCGGCGGCACTGTTCGGCGTGCTGCTCGCCCTGGCCGTCACCGTGTACGGATTCCGCACCGCGACCGCCGGCCAGCAGCTGATCAAGGACTCGATCCTCGAGGAGCCCCCGTCCCGGGCGTAG
- a CDS encoding ATP-grasp domain-containing protein gives MKKKPRKLRVMQLMHADLVPPDSIEGLDEKQMQPFKTEFDVLETLRAELGHEVLPLGVDSDLGVLRRAIMDFKPHVTFNLLEEFHGVAVYDQHVVSYLELMRSRYTGCNPRGLMLAHDKALSKKVLAFHRVPVPDFAVYPLGQGIRPSKKLRYPMLVKSLTEEASLGIAQASLVQDAAQLKERAEFIHRQLGTDAIAERFIDGREFYVGVLGNYRLKVLPVWELVFKNVSDETPLIATAKVKWDPKYQEKLGVDYRQATGIDKELERRIHHICKRTYRLLNLSGYARIDLRMEEDGKLYVLEANPNPELQYGGEFADSAEVSGTPYSVLLQKILQLGLSYRAQWQE, from the coding sequence ATGAAAAAGAAACCGCGCAAGCTCAGGGTCATGCAGTTGATGCACGCGGATCTCGTACCTCCGGACTCGATCGAAGGGCTGGACGAGAAGCAGATGCAGCCGTTCAAGACGGAGTTCGACGTCCTCGAGACGTTGCGTGCCGAGCTGGGGCACGAGGTGCTGCCGTTAGGGGTGGACAGCGATCTCGGTGTCCTGCGACGGGCGATCATGGACTTCAAGCCCCACGTCACCTTCAATCTGTTGGAGGAGTTTCACGGCGTCGCGGTCTACGACCAGCATGTGGTCAGCTATCTTGAGTTGATGAGGAGCCGTTACACCGGATGCAATCCGCGTGGGTTGATGCTGGCCCATGACAAGGCACTTTCGAAAAAGGTGTTGGCCTTTCATCGGGTGCCGGTGCCGGATTTTGCGGTCTACCCGCTTGGGCAGGGGATCCGGCCATCGAAAAAACTGCGTTACCCGATGCTGGTCAAGTCGTTGACCGAGGAGGCGTCGCTGGGTATCGCCCAGGCGTCGCTGGTTCAAGACGCGGCGCAGTTGAAGGAGCGAGCCGAGTTCATCCATCGCCAGCTGGGGACCGACGCCATCGCCGAACGTTTCATCGACGGCCGCGAGTTCTACGTTGGGGTGCTGGGGAACTACCGGTTGAAGGTCTTGCCGGTCTGGGAGCTGGTCTTCAAGAACGTGTCGGACGAGACCCCGTTGATCGCCACCGCCAAGGTGAAATGGGATCCCAAATATCAAGAGAAGCTTGGCGTCGATTACCGTCAGGCGACGGGAATCGATAAGGAGTTGGAGCGGCGAATCCATCACATCTGCAAGCGAACCTATCGGTTGCTCAATCTGTCCGGCTATGCACGGATCGACTTGCGGATGGAAGAGGATGGGAAGCTGTACGTCCTGGAGGCCAACCCGAATCCGGAGCTGCAGTACGGCGGCGAGTTTGCGGATAGTGCCGAGGTCAGCGGGACGCCGTATAGCGTCCTGTTACAAAAGATCCTACAACTGGGGCTGAGTTATCGCGCCCAGTGGCAGGAGTGA
- a CDS encoding M28 family peptidase — protein sequence MATKSAPTPTPEAPSRRVSILRITFATVVILVFATSLLGLFISGPVVVRVPSVKIEAEPSVERLRSDVAHLCGPLSPRDYQHPENLSKTASWIFSEFHDAELRTVMQTYAVEGRVFHNVIGTVSGNDPSRGALVIGAHYDAFMEHPGADDNASGVAVLLELVRTLPDATPRRDWHFVAFSTEEPPYFGTDHMGSAHYAHSLRERDVKVDLMIALDGVGRFSDEKNSQNFPVPGIGFLYPSAGNFVAVVGNLNSGTSIRRVKSGIMSTRSIPVNSFRGPAAVDGVDWSDHASFWEYGMPGVLLTDTLFARHGDYHSATDTPDKLDYRRMTQVVTGLHGVLHPDIRVRNE from the coding sequence TTGGCGACTAAGTCGGCACCGACACCGACACCGGAGGCACCGTCCCGACGGGTCTCGATCTTGCGAATCACATTCGCAACGGTCGTCATCCTGGTGTTCGCGACCTCGCTGCTGGGCCTTTTCATAAGCGGACCGGTGGTCGTCCGCGTGCCGTCCGTCAAGATCGAGGCCGAACCGTCGGTCGAGCGTTTGCGATCCGACGTCGCTCACCTTTGCGGACCGCTGTCACCCCGTGACTACCAGCACCCCGAGAACCTGAGCAAGACGGCCTCGTGGATCTTCTCCGAATTCCACGACGCCGAACTGAGAACTGTGATGCAAACCTATGCCGTCGAGGGGCGTGTCTTCCACAACGTCATCGGGACGGTGTCGGGGAACGATCCGTCGCGGGGGGCCCTTGTCATCGGCGCGCACTATGACGCGTTCATGGAGCACCCCGGCGCCGACGACAATGCCAGCGGCGTGGCCGTTCTCCTGGAACTTGTCCGGACGCTGCCCGATGCGACCCCCCGCAGGGATTGGCACTTCGTCGCGTTCAGCACCGAGGAGCCGCCCTACTTCGGCACCGACCACATGGGGAGCGCCCACTACGCCCACAGCCTTCGCGAACGTGACGTCAAGGTCGATCTGATGATCGCCCTGGACGGCGTCGGTCGTTTCTCCGACGAGAAGAACAGCCAGAACTTTCCCGTACCCGGTATTGGGTTCCTCTACCCGAGCGCAGGGAACTTCGTGGCGGTGGTCGGCAACTTGAACTCCGGCACCTCAATCCGGCGCGTCAAGTCGGGGATCATGTCGACCCGTTCGATTCCGGTCAACTCCTTCCGTGGACCCGCCGCCGTCGACGGTGTCGACTGGTCGGACCACGCGTCGTTCTGGGAGTACGGCATGCCCGGCGTGCTTCTCACCGACACGCTGTTCGCACGACACGGCGACTATCACAGCGCCACCGACACACCGGACAAGTTGGACTATCGCCGGATGACTCAGGTGGTGACCGGTCTCCACGGCGTTCTTCATCCCGACATTCGGGTTCGCAACGAGTAG
- the xseB gene encoding exodeoxyribonuclease VII small subunit, translating to MAKRTTKKTTEPGYSAASSRLDEILTLIEDGDVDIDELSGLVEEAAQLVALCRKKIQAAEVKVASITEQLERDAEDGDDA from the coding sequence ATGGCCAAGAGGACGACGAAGAAGACGACCGAGCCGGGTTATTCCGCCGCGTCGAGTCGGCTGGATGAGATCCTGACCTTGATCGAGGACGGCGACGTCGATATCGACGAACTGTCGGGGCTCGTGGAGGAGGCGGCCCAGCTGGTCGCGCTCTGCCGCAAGAAGATCCAGGCCGCCGAGGTCAAGGTCGCCTCGATCACCGAGCAACTGGAACGCGACGCCGAAGACGGGGACGACGCTTGA
- a CDS encoding tRNA-dihydrouridine synthase family protein yields the protein MSRGTDLPFRRLLTEYGATVSLGEMAYAHKVARNGSSERVLLRRHPDEKVFGAQLAGKLPHVMAEAAIIAEEQGADFVDVNLGCPIDDATRRGFGAALMKRQKRVAEIVAAMKAAVSIPISIKMRLGWSAEKPTFLKIAKAAEDAGVDAIALHGRSRAQRYRRAADWDAVGELAASVSVPVIGNGDIFHWTDVSRRIEQTGCASVMIGRWGLARPWIFRELQEQREIEFYPEERLAVLRRYVDLCRELFRDDEKGRRQTRRFLGFHQDFFARYRRNASADAVNADDQRNWGDAPADPLEEWLCRVDLPGVEALCDWLVDGEERTPPPLDQDSRRAVKTPAYG from the coding sequence ATGAGCCGTGGCACCGACCTACCGTTTCGTCGACTGCTGACCGAGTACGGCGCCACCGTCTCCCTCGGCGAGATGGCCTACGCCCACAAGGTCGCCCGCAACGGCAGCTCGGAACGGGTGCTGTTGCGACGTCATCCCGACGAAAAGGTGTTCGGCGCCCAACTCGCCGGCAAGCTCCCGCACGTCATGGCGGAGGCGGCGATCATCGCCGAGGAACAGGGCGCCGACTTCGTGGACGTCAACCTCGGCTGTCCCATCGATGACGCAACACGACGCGGTTTCGGCGCCGCGCTGATGAAACGGCAGAAGCGCGTGGCGGAGATCGTCGCGGCGATGAAGGCCGCCGTCTCGATCCCGATCAGTATCAAGATGCGTCTCGGCTGGTCCGCCGAGAAGCCGACCTTCCTGAAGATCGCGAAGGCGGCGGAAGACGCCGGCGTGGACGCCATCGCGCTCCATGGGCGTAGCCGCGCGCAGCGTTATCGACGAGCCGCTGACTGGGACGCGGTGGGTGAGTTGGCCGCCAGCGTATCGGTACCGGTCATCGGCAACGGCGACATCTTCCATTGGACCGACGTCTCGCGCCGGATCGAACAGACGGGATGTGCGTCGGTCATGATCGGTCGCTGGGGGCTGGCGCGACCGTGGATTTTCCGCGAACTACAAGAACAGCGCGAGATCGAGTTCTACCCCGAGGAGCGCCTGGCAGTCCTGCGTCGATACGTCGACCTCTGCCGCGAATTGTTTCGGGACGACGAGAAGGGACGACGACAAACACGACGCTTCCTGGGCTTTCACCAGGATTTCTTCGCACGCTATCGTCGTAACGCGAGTGCCGACGCCGTCAACGCCGACGACCAGCGAAACTGGGGCGACGCCCCGGCGGACCCGCTCGAGGAGTGGCTCTGTCGGGTGGATCTCCCCGGGGTCGAGGCGCTCTGCGACTGGCTCGTGGACGGCGAGGAGCGCACTCCCCCACCCCTGGATCAGGACTCCCGGCGGGCAGTCAAGACACCGGCCTACGGATAG
- the xseA gene encoding exodeoxyribonuclease VII large subunit — protein MSREIRHGGDGQLHIRFDFDRQLVDRIKTLPNRRWDGAARIWLVPESDAALLAECLDGAGFSYDEATRSLLGDDSLPAATRLPGLFDAEPPGEEAVVSDGWTVSGLNEAVRGALKNAFPTSVWLVGEISGFNKSRHRRHVGFELVERSDDGEIRSKVQATLFERSRKEIERALKAAGNPFVLEDEIVVRVQIRLELYVPWGQYRVTVEGLDVQYTLGEAARRREETIRRLGERGLLELNDRLPIDRLPLRVGLITSIGSDAYNDVLRTLRESGFAFEVTVHGARVQGRATEPSVLNALDWFRERIDAFDTVLICRGGGSRTDLVWFDSEGLGEAVATFPRPVLIGIGHEQDRSVLDSVARSFKTPTATAAWLVERVADTLAGIEQSSTRILELARTRIEGDRERLRSIRQRLRTSGRVQLRRGQQNLRHYATRIPGAVGLRLRQQSLTVVDRSRRIARESNRQMRDAGQALRERESSLGPLGRRLLARSTETLDAGARRLHTIDPRRVVERGFAILRAGNGNVVSRVAAAPRGTRMTAELKDGTMRLRSEGAAEQDPEE, from the coding sequence ATGAGCCGCGAAATACGTCACGGCGGCGACGGCCAGCTCCACATCCGGTTCGACTTCGACCGTCAGCTGGTCGATCGGATCAAGACCCTCCCGAACCGTCGCTGGGATGGGGCCGCGCGGATCTGGCTGGTGCCTGAGAGCGATGCCGCGTTGCTCGCCGAGTGTCTCGACGGCGCGGGCTTCTCCTACGACGAAGCCACCCGGTCCCTACTGGGCGACGACAGCCTGCCTGCCGCCACACGACTTCCCGGTCTGTTCGATGCCGAGCCGCCGGGTGAGGAGGCCGTCGTCTCCGATGGCTGGACGGTCAGCGGCCTCAACGAGGCCGTTCGTGGTGCGCTGAAGAACGCGTTCCCTACATCGGTCTGGCTCGTGGGTGAGATCTCGGGCTTCAACAAGAGCCGTCACAGGCGACACGTCGGCTTCGAACTGGTCGAACGTTCCGACGACGGCGAGATCCGCTCGAAGGTTCAGGCGACGCTCTTCGAGCGGAGTCGCAAGGAGATCGAACGGGCGCTGAAAGCCGCCGGCAATCCATTTGTCCTGGAAGATGAGATCGTCGTCCGCGTGCAGATTCGGTTGGAGCTCTACGTCCCCTGGGGTCAGTACCGTGTCACCGTCGAGGGGCTGGATGTCCAGTACACCCTGGGAGAGGCGGCTCGGCGGCGCGAGGAGACGATCCGTCGTCTCGGCGAACGGGGTCTGCTGGAACTGAACGATCGACTCCCGATCGATCGCCTGCCGCTTCGCGTCGGCCTGATCACCAGCATTGGTTCCGACGCCTACAACGACGTCCTGCGAACGCTCCGGGAGTCGGGGTTCGCATTCGAGGTGACGGTCCATGGCGCCCGGGTCCAGGGACGGGCGACGGAGCCGAGCGTGCTGAACGCACTGGACTGGTTTCGTGAACGGATCGACGCGTTCGATACGGTCCTGATCTGCCGTGGCGGCGGCTCGCGAACCGATCTGGTCTGGTTCGATAGCGAGGGGCTGGGCGAGGCCGTCGCGACGTTCCCGCGACCGGTGCTGATCGGAATCGGTCACGAGCAAGATCGCTCGGTGCTGGATTCCGTGGCCCGCAGCTTCAAGACGCCGACGGCGACCGCCGCCTGGTTGGTCGAGCGGGTCGCCGACACACTGGCCGGGATCGAGCAATCGTCCACACGAATCCTGGAGTTGGCGCGGACCCGGATCGAGGGCGACCGCGAACGTCTGCGGTCGATCCGACAACGCCTCCGTACGAGTGGACGGGTCCAGTTACGTCGCGGGCAACAGAACCTTCGTCATTACGCCACTCGTATCCCGGGCGCCGTCGGCCTGCGGCTTCGTCAACAGTCGCTGACGGTGGTGGACCGCAGCCGTCGAATCGCACGGGAATCGAACCGGCAGATGCGCGACGCAGGCCAGGCCCTGAGGGAGCGGGAATCCAGCCTGGGCCCCCTCGGCCGGCGCCTGCTGGCCCGTTCGACCGAGACCCTGGACGCCGGCGCGCGACGCCTACACACCATCGACCCCCGTCGGGTCGTGGAACGGGGTTTTGCGATCCTCCGGGCCGGGAACGGCAACGTCGTTAGTCGGGTCGCAGCCGCCCCACGGGGCACACGGATGACGGCAGAGCTGAAGGATGGCACGATGAGGCTCCGCAGCGAGGGAGCGGCGGAACAGGATCCGGAGGAGTAG
- a CDS encoding cysteine desulfurase, which yields MSNSGPVYLDHNSTTPMATEVYDAMLPVLREDWGNPSSQHAYGFGAREHVETARREVAALLGADPSEILFTSGGTESDNAAVIGVAEALRDRGKHIVTTRIEHAAVEEPCAYLEGRGWEITRLGVDSDGRVSVADARDALRDDTTLVSVMHANNETGVLQPVAEIGGLARERGIPFHTDAAQSVGKLPVHVEAFHADLLTIAGHKFYGPKGVGALYLRAGTPFEPFLRGAGHESGQRAGTENTAAIVGLGVACRLARMELPNRTAHLTDMRDRLENGLRESLPQVVVHGGRVPRLPNTSSLAIPGCDANALLSLANGVAGSAGAACHAGKPHVSRTLRGMGVTDELAMATMRLTVGCGTTADQIRSVVDELTRHAQAITRG from the coding sequence ATGTCGAACTCCGGGCCAGTCTATCTGGATCACAACTCAACCACACCGATGGCCACCGAGGTCTACGACGCGATGTTGCCTGTCCTCCGAGAGGACTGGGGTAACCCCTCCTCACAACATGCCTACGGGTTCGGGGCGCGTGAGCACGTGGAGACGGCCCGTCGAGAGGTCGCCGCGCTCCTGGGTGCCGACCCGTCGGAAATCCTCTTCACCAGCGGTGGGACCGAGTCGGATAATGCCGCCGTAATCGGCGTCGCGGAGGCGCTCAGGGATCGTGGCAAACATATCGTGACCACCCGGATCGAACACGCCGCCGTCGAGGAACCTTGCGCCTACCTTGAAGGACGTGGCTGGGAGATCACGCGGCTCGGCGTCGATTCCGACGGTAGGGTTTCGGTCGCGGATGCCCGGGATGCCCTGCGTGACGACACGACGCTGGTCTCCGTCATGCACGCCAACAACGAGACCGGTGTCTTGCAACCGGTGGCGGAGATCGGTGGCCTTGCCAGAGAGCGTGGTATCCCGTTTCACACCGACGCGGCTCAGTCCGTGGGCAAGCTCCCCGTCCATGTCGAGGCCTTTCACGCGGACCTCCTGACCATCGCCGGGCACAAGTTTTACGGACCCAAGGGTGTCGGCGCGCTGTACCTGAGGGCCGGCACGCCCTTCGAACCGTTCCTTCGCGGTGCCGGTCACGAGTCGGGTCAACGAGCCGGCACGGAGAACACCGCGGCGATCGTCGGTCTTGGTGTGGCGTGCCGGCTGGCGCGCATGGAGTTGCCGAACCGCACCGCCCATCTGACCGACATGCGTGATCGGCTGGAAAACGGTCTCCGAGAATCCCTGCCCCAGGTCGTGGTCCACGGCGGTCGTGTTCCACGCCTGCCGAATACCAGTTCCCTGGCGATCCCCGGCTGCGACGCCAACGCGCTGCTGTCGCTTGCGAACGGTGTCGCAGGTTCTGCCGGCGCGGCCTGCCACGCCGGCAAACCCCACGTCTCGCGGACGCTTCGCGGCATGGGGGTGACGGACGAGCTGGCGATGGCGACGATGCGACTGACCGTCGGCTGTGGCACGACGGCCGATCAGATTCGATCCGTCGTGGACGAACTCACCCGGCATGCCCAGGCGATCACCCGCGGATGA
- a CDS encoding serine/threonine protein kinase, which produces MGNTRTQLVDGRFAILCRLGRGGMASAFRAYDCRQQRRVVLKAIEEAGPWRPDHPVVQEFEAWSDLDHPGIVRAHELRVAADGPLPAGMPYLVLEEVVGDNLDRTRPVAGWDGKTLRRLAVEMLSALAHIHRRGWVHRDVKPANVLQSTRGIERARLTDFGLATPCGHKDVPGELSGSFPYAAPECVLGRTLDGRTDLYALGVLLCRLAAGRRWQEPSPEQTLAHYITGRPFPGVIDAIRHLGDETLATVVTRLVSLDKARRPVDADSALRMLNDQASIEERSRIRPSIMNLRLHLDRTRLGRRHAIRVLPDVRDTIQRRLRRWCPGFGVPFVEMNASERSPAEAWLEGVAQLRDELELNQRARRAQSRKSDSLPLMRVGSRWIVDRMGSADRSSPSSVAKAILTSAGVVPVAWYVQVGFDDAYSRSVLENLYRGCQRERGPRRSGGLLLVHEATEATH; this is translated from the coding sequence ATGGGCAACACCCGAACCCAACTTGTCGACGGACGATTCGCGATCCTCTGCAGGCTCGGACGCGGGGGGATGGCGTCGGCGTTTCGGGCCTACGACTGTCGTCAGCAGCGGCGGGTTGTGCTGAAGGCCATCGAGGAGGCCGGTCCGTGGCGACCGGATCATCCAGTCGTTCAGGAGTTTGAGGCGTGGAGTGACCTGGATCATCCCGGGATCGTTCGCGCGCATGAGTTGCGGGTGGCGGCGGATGGGCCGTTGCCCGCGGGCATGCCGTACCTGGTGCTGGAAGAGGTCGTCGGCGACAACCTGGACCGCACGCGTCCGGTGGCGGGCTGGGATGGGAAGACGCTGCGTCGGCTGGCCGTTGAAATGCTCTCTGCGCTGGCGCATATCCATCGGCGTGGCTGGGTGCATCGGGATGTCAAACCGGCGAACGTGTTGCAGTCGACTCGGGGAATTGAACGGGCTCGCTTGACGGACTTCGGTCTTGCGACGCCGTGTGGTCATAAGGACGTTCCCGGCGAGCTGAGTGGATCCTTCCCCTACGCGGCACCGGAGTGTGTCCTGGGCCGCACCCTCGACGGTCGCACCGATCTTTACGCGCTGGGCGTGCTGTTGTGTCGTCTGGCGGCGGGGCGTCGCTGGCAGGAGCCCTCGCCGGAGCAGACCCTGGCGCACTACATCACCGGGCGACCGTTTCCGGGGGTGATTGACGCGATTCGACACCTCGGAGACGAAACGCTGGCGACGGTGGTCACACGGCTGGTGTCGCTGGATAAGGCCAGACGTCCGGTGGACGCCGACTCGGCGCTGAGGATGTTGAACGATCAGGCGTCGATTGAGGAGCGTTCGAGGATTCGTCCCTCGATCATGAACCTACGTCTTCATCTGGACCGCACCCGACTCGGGCGAAGACACGCCATCCGGGTTCTTCCGGACGTCAGAGACACCATCCAGAGACGACTGCGGCGCTGGTGCCCCGGGTTCGGGGTGCCGTTTGTCGAGATGAATGCGTCCGAACGATCGCCCGCAGAAGCGTGGCTGGAGGGTGTGGCCCAGCTTCGCGACGAGCTCGAACTGAACCAACGAGCGCGGCGGGCACAGTCCAGGAAATCCGATTCACTACCGCTGATGCGTGTGGGCAGCCGTTGGATCGTGGATCGGATGGGATCTGCCGATCGATCCTCTCCGTCGTCCGTGGCGAAGGCCATCCTCACATCGGCCGGCGTCGTTCCGGTTGCCTGGTACGTTCAGGTAGGATTCGACGACGCGTACTCGCGGTCGGTGCTGGAGAATCTCTATCGGGGTTGCCAACGAGAGCGCGGGCCTCGGCGTTCCGGGGGGCTTCTGCTGGTTCACGAAGCTACGGAAGCGACCCACTGA